CCTGCTCGACCTGCACAGACCGGAGCGGGTCGTCGCGCACCTGCCCGGCGTGCTCCTGGCACCCGACGAGAACGACCGGGACGGGTACGTTCCCAACGTCGTCTACTCCTGCGGGGCACTCGTGCACGACGGTGAGCTGTGGGTGCCGTACGGGGCGAGTGACGCCCGGGTCGGTTTCGCCACCGTGTCGGTGCCCGCGCTGCTCAGCGCCATGGTGCAGGCCCCACCGCCGGTGACCGCGACTGATGAACTGGGTGGGGCAGGGTAGCCTCACGCTGGCACTACGTGCTCCCGCGGTCGGGGGAGGACTCGGGGGAGGTGGAGCGTGGGTGACGTCGGCGAGATGGTGCGCTGGCTTCAGCTCAACGCGCCCCGTGGCGGGCCGGACGAGCTGTCTCAGCTGATCGCCGAGGCGGCTCCCGCCCTCGATGCCAGCGAGATGGTGCTCTATCTGGCCGACTACACGCAGTCCCTGCTCGTGCCCCTGCTCGGCGCGGGCCTCGACCGGGACGAGCTGCCGATCGAGACGACCCTCGCCGGCCGGGCCTTCACCAACCTCACCATCCAGCGCGCGCCCGACAATCCGGACCGGGTCTGGGTGCCGCTGCTGCTCGGGTGCGAGCGGATGGGCGTGCTGGAGATCGTGGCGCCGACGGCCGCCGACGAGGCGATGGACGGGCCGGCCTGGGAGGTGGCGGTCACCATCGCCCAGATCCTGGTCAACCGCCGGCTCTACGGCGACGTGGTCGAGCGGATGCGTCGCCGGCTCCCGATGCAGGTCGCGGCCGAGATCGTGTGGGGTCTGCTGCCCCCGTTGACCTTCGCCACCGACGACCTGGTGATCACCGCCATCCTCGAACCGTGCTACGACGTCGGCGGCGACATCTTCGACTACGCGCTCAACGACGACGTGCTCAGCGTCGGGCTCTTCGACACCTGCGGGCACGGCATCAAGGCGAGCACCCTGGCCTCGCTGGTCGTCAGCGCGTACCGCAACGCCCGCCGGTGTGGCCTCGACCTGGTCGACACGGCGATCAGCATCGACCGGTGGGTGCGATCCGAGCACCCGAACTTCTTCGCGACCGGCCTGCTCCTCGAACTGGACCGCCGGACCGGCCGGCTGAGCGCGATCAACGCGGGTCATCCCGGTGCGATGTTGCTGCGCGACGGCAAGGCCATCCGTGAGTTGCCAGGGCCGACCGCGTTGCCGCTCGGCCTGGGTCATCTGACCCCACACCGCCCGCAGGTGCACGTCGAGGACCTGCACCCGGGCGACCGGATCCTCGCCTACACCGACGGCATCACCGATGCGCGCAGCGCCGACGGTGAGCACTTCGGGCTGGACCGGCTGGTCGACTTCGTCAACCGGGCCCTCAACGACGGGTTGCCCAGCCCGGAGACGATGCGTCGCCTGGTACGCGCCGTCGTCGGCTACCAGGACGACCAGCTTCAGGACGACGCGACGGCGCTCTTCGTGGAGTGGCGGCCGCCGCACCTGCCGCTCGCACACCTCCGTGACCTCGCGGCGAACCGCCACTGACCGCAGCAGTGGGATTTTGCACTCGCAGTGCACTTGTCTCCGGTTGTGGCGCTGTCTAGCGTCACCTCATGGCTGACTCATGGACCTTCGCCGTCGCACGTGACGACCTCGGGCAGAGCACGCTCGTCGATGGCGCCACGCCCGAGGTGGCCGATGGTGAGGCTCTGCTGCGGGTGGACCGCGTCGGCCTCACCGCCAACAACGTGACCTACGCGGTGCTCGGCGACGCGATGCGCTACTGGGAGTTCTTTCCGCCTGCGGCCCGTGGGCTCGGGCCGCAGTGGGGCCTCCCGCCGCTCTGGGGTTTCGCCGAGGTGGTCGCCTCGACGGTTGCCGGTGTCGAGGTGGGGCAACGGGCCTACGGTTACCTGCCTCCCGCGGGGCACCTCGTGGTGCGGCCGGACCGGGTGGACGCGTCCGGGTTCCGCGACGCGAGCACGCACCGGGCCGAGTTGCCGTCGCCGTACAACGCGTACCGGTCGACCACCGGCGACCCGGCGTACCAGGCCGACCAGGAGGACCTGCTGATCCTGTTCCGGCCCCTGTTCTTCACCTCGTTCATGCTGGCCGACCAGGTCGTCGACAACGGCTTCTACGGTGCCGAGGCGCTGCTGGTGTCGTCGGCGTCGAGCAAGACCGCGTACGCCGCCGCGTTCGAGCTGCGCGGTCGCGGACCGCGCCTGGTCGGGCTCACCTCACCCGGCAACCTGGCCTTCACCCGGTCACTCGGCTGCTATGACGAGGTCGTCCCGTACGACGACATCAGCGCCCTCGACGTGGTCCCGACCGTCTACCTCGACCTGTCCGGCGCGCCCTCGACCCGTGCCGCCCTGCGCCAGCACCTCGGCGACCGACTCGTCCGGGACATCGCGGTCGGGCTCACCAACCAGACACCGAACGCCGCCGCCGCGGAGGAGGTGTTCTTCGCGCCGGTCCAGATGCGCAAGCGCGGCCAGGACTGGGGCCGCGAAGGGCTCGACCAACGGTTCACCGAAGCCTGGCAGCGCTTCACCGCAGTGGTCAGCGGGTGGCTCGACGTCCAGGTGGGTGTCGGGCCGGAGGCCCTGCAACGGGCCTGGGCCGACGTCCTCGCGGGTCGTACGCCGCCGCGGGTGGGTCACGTCGTCCAACTCTGAGCGGTCGACGACGCCGACGGTCAGAACGAGTTGTCGCCGGAGAGGTGGCGACGCAGCGTGGCCAACGACCGGTTGATCAGCCGGGAGACGTGCATCTGCGAGACACCGACCCGGTCGGCGATCTGGGACTGGGTCAGGTTGCCGTGGAAGCGCAGGCTCAGGATCTCGCGCTCGCGCTCCGGCAGCGTGGCGAGGGCCGGGCCGAGGGCGACCCTGATCTCCACGACGTCGAACTCGTGGTCGTCGCCGCCGAGGGTGTCGCCGAGCTCCCGGCTGCCCTCGCCACCGATCGGCGTGGACAGCGACGTGGCCCGGTAGGCGCGTGCGCCCTCCAGCCCTTCCAGCACCGTCTCCTCGGTCACGGCCAGGTAGGACGCGATGTCGGCCACGGTCGGCGACCGACCGAGGGTCTGGGTCAGAACGCTGTTGGCCGCGCTGATCGACAGGCGTAGCTCCTGGAGGCGGCGGGGCACCCGGATCGCCCAGGTGCGGTCCCGGAAGTAGCGCTTGATCTCGCCGATGATGGTGGGGATGGCGTACCCGGCGAAGTCGACGCCTCGACTGTGGTCGAAGTTGTCCACAGCCTTGATCAGACCGACCGAGGCGATCTGGACCAGGTCGTCGTCCGGCGCGCCACGACCGCCGTAGCGGCGGGCCAGGTGCCGGGCGAGCGGAAGCCACGCCTCGATGGTGCGGTCGCGCAGGGCTGGGCGGCGAGGGTCGTCGGCCGGCGTCGCCGCCAGGGCGGCCAGGAGGTCTTCCGGGCTCTGCTCACTGCGCCGCTGGTCGATGCTGGTGCTGATCGCGGTGTCGACGATGATGGCCATGGGAGTGGTCCTTCCCGCACTGCCCGTCGATCGAGTCGACCGGAAGGGGTCTCCGAACCGGCTGACGCCGGGGCGCACGTACGGGCGAAGGTGCGCTGTCGCAAGGCCACGAGCACGGGCCTCGCCGCCGCGTCATGTCGTTCACTTGATGGCCCGGACACTACCCGAAATACTGAATGTTTACTAGCCGAAAGTACGATCCGGTGCAGGTGGATGGTGCTCGAAACGGGTGAGAACGGCCCCGATCAGCCCTGCGGGTCCGGCTCGTCGCCGGCGATCGGGGCCTGCTGGGCCGGCTTCACCGCGAACGGATGGCGCAGCCGCAGCATGGCCTCCTCGCTGCCGTCGAAGGTCGCCATCGACCCGTCGAGCACGTCGGAGGTCGACGTGGCGAGGAACAGGGCCGGTCGAGGGTTGTCGTTCGATGTCATGCAGGATTCCTGTCTTCCATTGAGGAGTGCGTCCGGGCCCCGGCTCTCGCCGTGCGACCTCGTGACATGCGGCGCTCACACTGGCGCCCGATCAGGTGCCTCGTGCACGGGCGAACGCCCGGCGACACCGACACCCCGCACCATACCCGCCCTCGGCACCCCTCATGCGCCGCCGAGGCCCCGGGATCGCATCCGCACCGCCAGCAGCCGAGAATTCTGTAATCCGACCCGGTGCTGCCAGTCTCCGATCCTGAGGGCGGTCAACGCGCAGCGCGGGTGCCGCGCGGACGAGCACACAAGGAGTGACACGCATGTCGTCAGCCGGTCGAGCACTACCCGATGCCGGGTTGGTCGTCGCGGCCCGACAGGGCGACCAGCGCGCCCTCGATGACGTCGTCGCGGCCTCGCTCCCGCTGGTCTACAACATCGTCGGGCGTGCGCTGCGCGGTCACGCCGACGTCGACGACGTGGTCCAGGAGACGTTGGTACGGGTGATCCGGTACCTGCCCGCGCTCAACGACCCGGCGGCGTACCGCTCGTGGCTGGTGGCGATCGCCATCCGTCAGGTGCGTGACTGGGAACAGCGTCGACGGCTCGCGCTCAACCGCGACGCGGGGCTCGACGCGATCCACAACGTGCCCGACCCGGCCTCCGACTTCGCGGGGATGACCATCCTCCGGCTTGGCCTCACCGACCAGCGACGCGAGGTCGCCGAGGCGACCCGCTGGCTCGACCCGGACGACCAGGAGTTGCTGTCGCTGTG
This portion of the Micromonospora zamorensis genome encodes:
- a CDS encoding DUF2855 family protein, with translation MADSWTFAVARDDLGQSTLVDGATPEVADGEALLRVDRVGLTANNVTYAVLGDAMRYWEFFPPAARGLGPQWGLPPLWGFAEVVASTVAGVEVGQRAYGYLPPAGHLVVRPDRVDASGFRDASTHRAELPSPYNAYRSTTGDPAYQADQEDLLILFRPLFFTSFMLADQVVDNGFYGAEALLVSSASSKTAYAAAFELRGRGPRLVGLTSPGNLAFTRSLGCYDEVVPYDDISALDVVPTVYLDLSGAPSTRAALRQHLGDRLVRDIAVGLTNQTPNAAAAEEVFFAPVQMRKRGQDWGREGLDQRFTEAWQRFTAVVSGWLDVQVGVGPEALQRAWADVLAGRTPPRVGHVVQL
- a CDS encoding RNA polymerase sigma factor SigF, producing MAIIVDTAISTSIDQRRSEQSPEDLLAALAATPADDPRRPALRDRTIEAWLPLARHLARRYGGRGAPDDDLVQIASVGLIKAVDNFDHSRGVDFAGYAIPTIIGEIKRYFRDRTWAIRVPRRLQELRLSISAANSVLTQTLGRSPTVADIASYLAVTEETVLEGLEGARAYRATSLSTPIGGEGSRELGDTLGGDDHEFDVVEIRVALGPALATLPEREREILSLRFHGNLTQSQIADRVGVSQMHVSRLINRSLATLRRHLSGDNSF
- a CDS encoding PP2C family protein-serine/threonine phosphatase, whose protein sequence is MGDVGEMVRWLQLNAPRGGPDELSQLIAEAAPALDASEMVLYLADYTQSLLVPLLGAGLDRDELPIETTLAGRAFTNLTIQRAPDNPDRVWVPLLLGCERMGVLEIVAPTAADEAMDGPAWEVAVTIAQILVNRRLYGDVVERMRRRLPMQVAAEIVWGLLPPLTFATDDLVITAILEPCYDVGGDIFDYALNDDVLSVGLFDTCGHGIKASTLASLVVSAYRNARRCGLDLVDTAISIDRWVRSEHPNFFATGLLLELDRRTGRLSAINAGHPGAMLLRDGKAIRELPGPTALPLGLGHLTPHRPQVHVEDLHPGDRILAYTDGITDARSADGEHFGLDRLVDFVNRALNDGLPSPETMRRLVRAVVGYQDDQLQDDATALFVEWRPPHLPLAHLRDLAANRH